A DNA window from Vigna angularis cultivar LongXiaoDou No.4 chromosome 1, ASM1680809v1, whole genome shotgun sequence contains the following coding sequences:
- the LOC108326929 gene encoding stemmadenine O-acetyltransferase, which translates to MEKMKLISRETIKPSTPTPPHLKIYPLCFIDHIVFRNYIPILLFYSANHHSKNHQASKISTLKKSLSHVLSRYYPFAGKLRDQLSIECNDQGVSFLVTTFTCNLSSVLHNPNHETFDPLFPDQLQWNPMETASSTIVAIQINCFACGGIAISVCMCHKVADAATLCNFINDWATFSRHNQNQEEEQAELLSSLPFPVPGASFFPQEDLPVFPEAAFVKNDTVCRRFVFKAAKIDSLKAMVSSSGNVHNPTRVEVVSALIYKRAVSSLGLTFKTTAFRTAVNLRNRTVPPLPGKSLGNLVWFLFVSNLGEEAELQELVVKMKEGLSEFCETCGKKFGGKKKDSRFITECLKQATRVTEGGSLVCCASWCRFPMYEADFGWGKPSWVTTSECPVKNSVVLMDTRDGEGIEALVNMEEHDMAKFERDFHLLQYASLNPLVQHGS; encoded by the coding sequence ATGGAAAAAATGAAGTTAATATCGAGAGAAACCATCAAACCCTCCACACCAACTCCTCCACACCTAAAAATCTACCCACTCTGCTTCATCGACCACATCGTTTTCCGCAACTACATCCCAATACTTCTGTTCTACTCTGCAAACCACCATTCCAAGAACCACCAAGCTTCCAAAATCTCAACCCTCAAGAAATCTTTATCCCATGTTCTGTCACGATACTACCCCTTCGCGGGGAAGCTCAGAGACCAACTTTCCATCGAATGCAACGACCAAGGTGTGTCCTTTCTCGTCACAACCTTCACATGCAACCTTTCATCGGTCCTCCACAATCCCAACCATGAAACCTTCGACCCTCTGTTCCCAGATCAACTACAGTGGAACCCCATGGAAACAGCTTCTTCAACCATTGTAGCCATTCAGATAAACTGTTTTGCATGCGGAGGAATCGCCATAAGCGTCTGCATGTGTCACAAAGTTGCCGACGCCGCCACACTCTGCAACTTCATCAATGACTGGGCCACATTCAGCCGCCATAACCAAAaccaagaagaagaacaagcaGAGTTGTTGTCATCATTACCCTTCCCTGTTCCCGGGGCTTCATTTTTCCCGCAAGAAGACTTGCCCGTTTTCCCGGAAGCTGCCTTCGTGAAAAACGACACCGTTTGCCGAAGGTTTGTGTTCAAGGCTGCTAAGATCGACTCGCTCAAAGCCATGGTGTCCTCCTCCGGCAACGTGCACAACCCCACGCGCGTGGAAGTTGTGAGTGCGTTGATCTACAAGCGCGCGGTTTCATCGCTAGGGTTGACTTTCAAAACGACGGCGTTCCGCACCGCCGTGAACCTCCGGAACAGAACGGTTCCTCCCCTTCCTGGAAAAAGCTTGGGGAATCTGGTTTGGTTTCTCTTCGTGTCCAACCTGGGTGAAGAGGCGGAGCTGCAGGAGTTGGTGGTGAAAATGAAAGAAGGGTTGAGCGAGTTCTGTGAGACGTGTGGGAAGAAGTTtggagggaagaagaaggactCGAGGTTCATCACGGAGTGTCTGAAGCAGGCTACTAGGGTTACGGAGGGTGGGAGTTTGGTGTGTTGCGCGAGTTGGTGCAGGTTTCCGATGTACGAAGCGGATTTTGGGTGGGGGAAACCGTCGTGGGTGACCACTAGCGAGTGTCCGGTGAAGAATAGCGTTGTTTTGATGGATACGAGAGACGGTGAAGGGATTGAAGCGCTTGTGAACATGGAGGAGCATGACATGGCCAAGTTCGAGCGTGACTTCCACCTTCTTCAATATGCTTCTCTTAATCCATTAGTTCAACATGGTAGCTAA
- the LOC108336432 gene encoding two-component response regulator ARR11 → MTLLSKSMDNGCFSSPRHEAFPAGLRVLVVDDDPTWLRILEKMLKKCLYEVTTCCLATEALKKLRERKDAYDIVISDVNMPDMDGFKLLEQVGLEMDLPVIMMSVDGETSRVMKGVQHGACDYLLKPIRMKELRNIWQHVFRKRMHEARDFESHEGFEALHLLMNGSDQSDDGNIFAVEEITSIKKRKDADSKHDDKEFGDHSPTKKARVVWSVDLHQKFVKAVNQIGFDKVGPKKILDLMSVPWLTRENVASHLQKYRLYLSRLQKENDQKSSSSGVKHSDSPSKDPGSFSFLNTASNKQQSDVVIDSFSHSDESLLQMDAPSHEGDLKRILSEPTTEKRRSSPKSSQMSLNQPFSSVESSEASHAIFDCTIQTQYSWGEFPKGPLKEEQKTTVQLEDSFSQLPLHGTRHPIQVDQSQSIASINSNPSITEEEVAPSLDTKTLYAGYKSDYVSPVSSMGTVVDTFPKQSKSLIPNDQSPEPIFTSNLGLKTDGFDVDCISDLDFYQRNLLLCGDAASAPLEEDLNFFLLQTEWYNMNFGQQNIDISECYDPRLVAEAPGYFYDSADYSSVDQSLFIA, encoded by the exons TGACTACATGTTGTTTAGCAACAGAGGCTCTGAAAAAACTTCGAGAAAGGAAAGATGCATATGACATAGTGATCAGCGATGTGAACATGCCTGACATGGATGGCTTCAAACTTCTTGAGCAAGTTGGACTTGAGATGGATCTTCCTGTCATCA TGATGTCTGTTGATGGAGAAACCAGTAGAGTAATGAAAGGTGTCCAACATGGTGCATGTGATTATCTTCTCAAGCCTATAAGGATGAAAGAACTGAGAAACATATGGCAGCACGTCTTTAGAAAAAGGATGCATGAAGCGAGAGATTTTGAAAGCCATGAGGGTTTTGAGGCCCTTCACTTGCTGATGAATGGATCAGATCAGTCCGATGATGGTAACATCTTTGCCGTAGAAGAAATTACctcaataaagaaaagaaaagatgcaGATAGCAAGCACGATGACAAAGAATTTGGAGATCATTCTCCCACAAAGAAAGCTAGGGTAGTTTGGTCTGTGGATCTTCACCAGAAATTTGTCAAAGCCGTGAATCAAATTGGATTTGATA AAGTTGGTCCCAAGAAAATTCTTGATTTGATGAGTGTTCCCTGGTTAACCAGAGAAAATGTTGCTAGTCACTTGCAG AAATACAGGCTCTACTTGAGTAGGTTGCAAAAGGAAAATGATCAGAAATCTTCGTCAAGTGGAGTAAAGCATTCGGATTCTCCTTcaaaagatccaggaagttttagTTTTCTAAACACTGCAAGCAACAAGCAACAAAGTGATGTTGTCATTGACAGCTTCAGTCATTCAGATGAAAGTTTACTACAGATGGATGCTCCAAGTCATGAAGGCGACCTCAAGAGAATCTTGTCAGAGCCTACAACCGAAAAAAGAAGATCTTCACCAAAAAGTTCACAGATGAGCCTCAATCAACCTTTTTCATCTGTAGAATCATCAGAAGCAAGCCATGCAATATTTGATTGCACCATACAAACACAGTACTCTTGGGGTGAGTTTCCAAAAGGACCACTCAAAGAAGAACAGAAGACAACTGTTCAATTAGAGGATAGCTTCAGCCAGTTGCCATTACACGGTACACGGCATCCCATTCAGGTTGATCAATCACAATCGATTGCTTCGATTAATTCTAATCCTTCTATAACAGAAGAAGAGGTTGCTCCCAGCTTAGACACCAAAACTTTATATGCTGGTTACAAGAGTGATTATGTGAGTCCTGTGAGTTCAATGGGAACTGTTGTTGACACCTTTCCTAAACAGTCCAAAAGCCTCATCCCTAATGATCAATCTCCAGAGCCCATTTTCACCTCAAATTTGGGATTGAAAACTGATGGATTTGATGTTGATTGCATTTCTGATCTGGATTTTTATCAAAGGAATCTATTATTGTGTGGTGATGCAGCTTCTGCACCTTTGGAAGAGGACCTGAATTTCTTTTTGCTGCAAACTGAATGGTACAACATGAATTTTGGGCAGCAGAATATAGATATATCAGAATGTTATGATCCAAGGCTTGTTGCTGAAGCCCCTGGCTACTTTTATGATTCTGCAGATTATTCATCCGTAGACCAAAGTCTATTCATAGCATGA